One window from the genome of Variovorax sp. PAMC26660 encodes:
- a CDS encoding glutathione S-transferase, which translates to MLTVHHLNNSRSQRVLWLLEELELPYEIVHYQRDAQTMLAPASLRAVHPLGKSPVVTTDDGITLAESGAIVETLIERYGNGRLAPAAGTPDAIRYRYWLHFAEGTAMSPLLLKLVFDRIETSKMPFFAKPVAKAIASKAKSAFINPNIASHLNFMEAELGKCEWFAGDAFTGADIQMSFPVEASQARGGLDAKRPKLMAYLERIHARPAYKRALERGGPYGLLS; encoded by the coding sequence ATGCTCACCGTCCACCACCTCAACAACTCGCGCTCGCAACGTGTGCTCTGGCTGCTCGAAGAGCTCGAGTTGCCTTACGAGATCGTTCACTACCAGCGCGATGCGCAGACCATGTTGGCGCCCGCTTCGCTGCGGGCCGTGCATCCGCTGGGCAAGTCACCGGTGGTAACGACGGATGACGGCATCACCCTCGCGGAATCGGGCGCGATCGTCGAGACGCTCATCGAGCGTTACGGCAATGGCCGCCTGGCGCCTGCGGCCGGCACGCCGGACGCGATCCGTTATCGCTACTGGCTGCACTTTGCCGAAGGCACGGCCATGTCGCCGCTGTTGCTGAAGCTGGTGTTCGACCGGATCGAGACGAGCAAGATGCCGTTCTTCGCGAAGCCGGTTGCCAAGGCGATCGCGTCCAAGGCCAAGTCGGCGTTCATCAATCCGAATATCGCGAGCCACCTGAACTTCATGGAAGCAGAGCTGGGCAAGTGCGAGTGGTTCGCGGGCGATGCGTTCACGGGCGCGGACATCCAGATGAGCTTCCCGGTCGAAGCCTCGCAGGCGCGCGGCGGGCTCGATGCGAAGCGGCCCAAACTCATGGCGTATCTGGAGCGCATCCACGCGCGTCCTGCGTACAAGCGCGCGCTGGAGCGCGGCGGCCCTTACGGCCTGTTGAGCTGA
- a CDS encoding YqaA family protein, translating into MQAWLDSLMALLALPQYGLSTLFVAAFVSATLLPVGSEPVLFGLLKLNPDMFWPAIAVATVGNTLGGAVDWWMGYGAHKVADKYSHSKHHVRVLGWLERLGPKACLLAWLPLVGDPLCAVAGWLKLPFWPCVAYMAIGKFLRYVTMTVALLYVFPS; encoded by the coding sequence ATGCAAGCCTGGCTCGACTCCCTCATGGCGCTGCTGGCGCTGCCGCAGTACGGTCTGTCGACCCTGTTCGTCGCCGCATTCGTCTCCGCGACATTGCTGCCGGTGGGCTCCGAGCCCGTTCTGTTCGGCCTGCTCAAGCTCAACCCCGACATGTTCTGGCCGGCCATCGCGGTGGCGACCGTAGGCAACACGCTGGGGGGTGCAGTCGACTGGTGGATGGGCTACGGCGCCCACAAGGTGGCCGACAAGTACTCGCACTCGAAGCACCATGTGCGCGTGCTCGGCTGGCTCGAACGGCTCGGGCCCAAGGCCTGCCTGCTGGCCTGGCTGCCGCTGGTGGGCGATCCGCTGTGCGCGGTGGCGGGCTGGCTCAAGCTGCCGTTCTGGCCTTGCGTGGCCTACATGGCGATCGGGAAATTCCTGCGCTACGTGACCATGACGGTCGCGCTGCTCTACGTCTTCCCGTCCTGA